The following nucleotide sequence is from Deinococcus seoulensis.
ACGGCCGTGCCGGGGGTGTCGTCCGTGGTGGCCTCGTCGGCCTGGGCTGCGTCCGTACTGGTCGCGTCCGGGCTGCTGGCGTCCGTGCTGGCCGGGTCGGCACTGGTGTCGTCGGTGTTCGTGTCGGCCACCTGCGGGTCGCCGATGGGCGCAGCCTCGATGACGGGGGTGTCGTCGGTGGCGGTGGCGGTGCCGGTCGTGGCCGTGTCGGTGGTGGTTGCGGCGCTGTCGGTGGTCGGGGCCGTCTCGATCGTTCCGGCGGGCGCCGTCTCGACCGTGCCGCCCGGAGCGCTGGGAATGCCGGTGTCGGCAGGGGCAGAGGCATTCGTGCCGTTGCTGGTCGCGCCGGGCGTGGTGGTCTGGGGCGTGCCGCGCAGCAGCAGCGTGCCGAACCCGCCCAGCAGCAGCAGGACCAGCAGGCCGATCAGCAGGTCGGGCCAGCGGCGCGGGCTGGTGGTGGACTTGCTCATTTCAGCGCTCCGGCGGCGCGGGCGTTCCCGAGGGCCGCGGCGGTCTTCAGGGACGCGCGGGCGTCGGTTTCACGGGTCTGGGCGCGCTGGGTCAGGCCCAGCAGGTACCACGCCTCGGCGTTCTTCGGGTCGTCGCTGACCAGGCCGCGCAGGATCGCCTCGGCTTCCGGGTAGCGTGCGCTGGCCAGCAGGGCGCTGGCGAGGTTCTGGCGGGCGGTGGGTGTGGGGTTCAGTTTCACGCTCTCGCTCAGGGCGGCGGCCGCTCCGGCGTAGTCCTTCTGCGCGTAGGCGCTGAGGCCCAGCCACAGGCTGGTGTCGGCGCTGGGCGCGCGCGTCTGGCTGGACGTCAGGGCCTTGATGGCCTGCGGGTACTGCCCCTGGCGGTACGCGGCGACGCCCTGCACGAACAGCGCGCGGGCCAGGGTGGCCTCGTCGGGGCGCAGCGTGAGGGCCAGCGCGGCGTCGCGGGCGGCCTCGGCGTTCTGGTTGAGGGTCAGGCGCACCCCGGCCAGCGCGGCACGGTAGGCGGCGTTGTCCGGCGCGAGCTTCACGGCGTTCTGGTAGAAGCTCAGCGCGCCGGGCCGGTCGTTTCGCAGGGCGCGCAGTTCGCCCACGCGGGCGAAGGCGACGGCGTTGCGGCCGTCCTCGCGGGTGGCGTCCTGCGCGGCGAACACGGCGGCGCGGGTGTCGCCGCTCTGGGCGAGGATGTCGGCCTTGCGCAGCAGCAGCGTGGCGCGGTCGCTGCCGTTGGCGGCGCGGGGCACGGCGGCGTCCAGTTCACGCGTGGCGCGTTCCGGCAGACCCTGCGCGACGTAGATGTCGGCCAGCAGCAGCGCGGCGTCCACGCGGGCGGGCGCCTGGGCCAGCAGCGCGTACACGCCGGGCAGCGCGGCGGCGCCCTGCCCGCTGAGGGTCCGGGCCTGCGCGAGGCGGTACTGCACGTCCAGGTTCTGCGGGTCGAGCGCGCTGATGGAGGCCAGCGTGCCGGTCAGGGCCGCGAAGTCGGCCTTGCGGGTCTGCTCGGAGGCGAGTGCCTCGAGGACCTGCTGCTGCGCGGCGGGACTCGCCTGGTCTTTCATCAGGGTCGCGGCCTGCCCGTACAGCGTGAGGGCCTGTTCGTGGTTACCGGCGCGGGTGGCGATCACGCCCAGGTTGTACGGCCCCTCGAAGCGGGTGGGTGCCAGCGCCGCGAACTGGGTGAATTCGAAGGTGGCGCCCCTGTCGTCGTTCTGCGCGAACAGCACCAGCCCCAGCCCGAAGTGCGGGGCGGGGTTGGTGTAGTTCTGCGTGATCAGCGACTCGAAGGCCGCGCGGGCCTGCGGGTAGTTCCGGGCCTGGAACGCGGCCTGCGCGGCGTCCAGTTGCGTCTGCTGTTCGGGAGTCAGGGGCGTGACGGTCACGGCGGGCGTCGCCGCGCTGCCTGCGCTGCTGGCCGGGTCGGCCGCCGTGCCGGGCGCGGTGGGAAGGTTCACTTGCGGGATGGCGGGCGTACCGGCAGATTGCAGGGTGTTCTGAATCCCGGCCGCGCCGACCGTCTCGATCATGGTCTGGGCGGCGCCGTGGCTGGCGAGGGCCAGCGTCAGGCCCAGCAGAACGGAACGTGTGTATTGCGTCACCTTGATGGCCTCCTGGTGTTCGGAAACGCGAGTAGCGTAGCATTAACCTCTATCGGAACCCTTACTCATGTGCGATTCGGGTACCCATGTGCGGTTCAGGCGGGCGCGGCCTGACCGCCTCCCGATTCGCCGCTGACCGCGTACGGGCGTTTCAGGGCCAGCTGCCCGCACGCCGCGCCCGCATCCCGCCCGCGCGAGCGGCGCACGCTGACATC
It contains:
- a CDS encoding tetratricopeptide repeat protein, translated to MTQYTRSVLLGLTLALASHGAAQTMIETVGAAGIQNTLQSAGTPAIPQVNLPTAPGTAADPASSAGSAATPAVTVTPLTPEQQTQLDAAQAAFQARNYPQARAAFESLITQNYTNPAPHFGLGLVLFAQNDDRGATFEFTQFAALAPTRFEGPYNLGVIATRAGNHEQALTLYGQAATLMKDQASPAAQQQVLEALASEQTRKADFAALTGTLASISALDPQNLDVQYRLAQARTLSGQGAAALPGVYALLAQAPARVDAALLLADIYVAQGLPERATRELDAAVPRAANGSDRATLLLRKADILAQSGDTRAAVFAAQDATREDGRNAVAFARVGELRALRNDRPGALSFYQNAVKLAPDNAAYRAALAGVRLTLNQNAEAARDAALALTLRPDEATLARALFVQGVAAYRQGQYPQAIKALTSSQTRAPSADTSLWLGLSAYAQKDYAGAAAALSESVKLNPTPTARQNLASALLASARYPEAEAILRGLVSDDPKNAEAWYLLGLTQRAQTRETDARASLKTAAALGNARAAGALK